The DNA window GATATACTATGTCGACGAAGAGCAGAAACAGGTGGCACTGGACACCATTTCGGATGTCGAGGCCTCCGGGCTCTGGCCGGGTAAGGTTGTGACCGAGGTGGAGCCGGTGGGCCCCTTCTGGGAAGCCGAACCCGAGCATCAGGATTATCTTGAGCGGTTCCCCAACGGCTACACCTGCCACTTCCCGAGACCGGGCTGGGTTCTGCCGAAACGCACAGTCTCCGCAGAGCCTGCGGAGTAACACAAACCGGCAGCGCTGTCTGAGGCGCTGCCGCCGCCCCGCAGCGGTGGGCGGGTACGACAGAACCAGGTCCGGTGGCGGCACCAGTCGTCATCTGAATAAACAGGTTCTTAATCCCCGGTCAGGTAAAAGCGCGCATTGTTGCAGGAGACACAGATGCGCTTTTTCGCCCGCAGGACCGAAGTTACTTCTGAGATAAACGACGATGCCGATGCGCTTTTTGAGGCGCTCGGGCTGTCTCATGCCATGGTGTGGTTCGATGGTGACGGCAAGGTTACCCGGACCAACAACAAATTCTGTGAAATCATGGAATATTCGCCGGAACAGGCAATCGGTATGCATCACGATGCTTTTCTGGCCGAATTTGACGATCCTTACCGGCACGACAAGCAGTTCTGGGATGCGATTGCCAAGGCGGAAACAAGCTCGGAAATCGTGCCCCGGGTGACCGGTACAGGCAGGCCGGTATGGCTGTCCGCGACCTATCTGCCGGTGCCGTGCTCCTGCGAGGGGACGTCATGCATGGTGAAGATGTTCCGCGATGTGACCGAACGCGAAACCGTGGTACGCAACGCGCGCAGCCAGTTTGAAGCAATTTCCCGAGAGCAGGCCAAAATCGTGTTTGAGCTCGATGGCACCGTCCGCGAGGCAAACGACCGGTTTCTTGAGGCCATGGGCTACAGCCGTGACGAGGTGGTCGGCAAACATCACAGCATGTTTGTGCACCCCTCCTATGCCGGAACTGACGAGTACAGGAAATTCTGGTCGGACGCACGCGGCGGAGAGTTGCAATCGGGTGTGTTCCGTCGCTTTGGAAAGGGCGGACGGCTTTTATGGCTGCAATGCGTCTATTCCGCAGTGCTCGATTCAGACGGGCGGCAGATCGCCGTGATGAAGATCGCGACCGACGTCACCGAACGCGAGCAGGCCGGCGACCAGGTGAACGCGATTTCACGTGTGCAGGCAGTAATCGAATTCAATATGAACGGTGAAATCCGCAAGGCCAATGACCTGTTTCTTGACGCCATGGGCTATTCGCTGGATGAGGTAAAGGGAAAGCATCACAGCATTTTCATGCCCGAAGGCGAAGCTGAAAAAGAAGATTACGAGAAGCACTGGGATGTCCTGCGTGCGGGCAAATTCCATCAGGGTGATTTTCGCCGCCGCCACAAAAACGGGTCCGATGTCTGGATACAGGCGACGTATAATCCGGTGTTCGGACCCTCCGGAAAACCGGTCAAGGTTGTGAAATATGCAATCGATATAACGCCGCGCGTACGTGCCGTGGCCGACATACGCCGCGGTCTTGCGGAACTGTCTGAGGGTAATCTGGAAATGTCTCTGGACACGCCCTTTGCGCCAGAGTTTGAGCAGCTGCGCCAGGATTTCAACGCGACCCAGAAACGGTTGCTCGAACTGGTGAGCAGCGTGGTAAAATCCACCGAAGGAATTCAGGCCGGAACCACGGAAATCACCCGGGCATCAGAAAGCCTGAGCAGCCGGGCCGAAAGCCAGGCCGCCTCGCTGGAGGAGACCGCAGCCGCCATCACCCAGATGGCAGCTTCGGTGAAATCGACGGCCGAGAATGCCGAGAAAACCAGCGATGTGGTCCGTAAGACCAAATCCCGCGCCGCCAGTGGAACGGATATTATGGCGCGGGCACGGGCGGCGATGGATGCGATCTCATCCGGCTCTTCAGAAATCTCCTCGATCACGTCCGTCATCGACGACATCGCGTTTCAGACCAACCTGCTGGCGCTGAATGCCGGGGTCGAGGCTGCCCGCGCAGGGGACGCCGGGCGCGGATTTGCCGTTGTGGCCTCGGAAGTGCGCGCCCTGGCGCAAAGATCATCAGAGGCCGCGACCCGGATCGCCGGGTTGATTTCCAAATCCTCCGAACAGGTCGATGAGGGCGTTGATCTGGTCTCGCAGACGGGAGAGTCGCTCTCGGAGATCGAGCAGTATGTCTCTGACGTTGCGACAATGGTGGACGACATCGCTGCGGCAGCCGCAGAGCAGTCCGGAGGCCTTTCAGATATCACAGCGTCAGTCGGGAACCTCGACAGCGATACTCAGAAGAACGCCGCGATGTTCACGGAAACCCGGGCCACCACACAGTCGCTTGCCGATGAGGTCGCCTCGCTGGGCAGAATAACAGCAGAGTTCAATGTCGGAGCAGGTATCGAGGCGACGCTGCCCCCTCAGCGGCTGGCGTCATAGGCGGTCAGCCCGTGGCAACACGTGGCCTGCCTGTGGCCTCCACCGTGACCGTCGCCTCGACAAAAACGCTGCGCGCCTCGACATCCGCGCTTCGGATATCGCGCGACACGCGCGTCTGGATATCCACGGCCCCTGCCGACCGGGCGCGGGTCTCGGTTTCACTCCGGAGCAGGGTTTCCAGTGCGGCAAGCGCGGTTTCCTCGTCCGTGAAATCCTGGGGCGCGCCGGCGGAATGCACCCGGTAACGGCCCTCGCCGGGCGAGGTCACGGTACCGCTCCGCCGCATGGTTATCTGTCCGGTTACAGCGCCGATTGCATTCGCAACACCACCATGGCCGGGAAGGATCATCCGGGTTCCAAGGCGTTCCCCGACTGCAGGATAATATGCCTGCGCCGAAGCCCCGAGCCCTACCACAGGCAGGTTCAGCCCCGTATCAATTCGCAGCAGGCCCCGGTGCCCGCTCAGGCCGCGCTGCATCAGAACATGTTCTGCCAGCCCTTCAGGCGCCGGCCCGAAACCTTCTCCTTCTTCGGCCAGAGCCGATTCCAGCAGAGCAACGCTGGTCTGATGTGTCAGCTGATCTGTGATCATCCGCGCCAGTGCATCCGCTCCTGATGCCAGAACATTCCCGCTTCCTGTACGGCGCCGCGCCATGAGTGTCAGCGCCTTGCGCGCGGCCGCCGCGTCCCAGGCCTCCAGCGAGCCTGCGATGTGGCTCGCATCCGACGCAGTCACCGCGCCGATCTGTACAAGGCCTCTTTCCACCAGCCGTTTCAGCGCACCATGCTCAAGCCGTGCGCGCAGAATATCGCCCGCCGGGTGCACGGCCGTTCCGATCCGCTCCAGCAATGCTGTTTCCCGCGCCCCGAGGCCTTCGGCGTGCTGCCCCGCCACCGCGCGCAAAAACCGCCCGTCATGTTCTGCCGGAACCGTCGAGCGCAACTGCGCATCAAGCGCCGTGTGCACCACTCCGGGCGCCTCTGCGGCGAGCAGGGAGACCGGCACCACACGCCCGGGCCCGAGGCGCACCCCCCCTTTCAGACCATCAGCCACAACGTGAACTTCGCTGTCCCCGCCAAGGCCGGTCGTGCGCATGGCCACCGCTTCAACCATGGTACGGTAAGGCCCGACGCGCGCACCCGCCGGGTCGATCGCGGGCAGACCATCGCGCAGAACGGCAATGTCTGTGGTCGTCCCGCCAATATCACTGACCAGCGCATTTTCAGCACCTGTCAGCCAGCGCGCGCCGACAATGGAGGCCGCGGGGCCGCTGAGGATCGTCTCAATCGGCCGCTCACGCGCCTGGGCTGCGGAAATCAGCGCGCCGTCACCGCGCACAACCATCATCGGCGCCGTGATCCCGGTCTGCTTCAGGATGTCTTCCGCCCGCCCGATCAGACGTTCAATCATACCGATCAGCCGCGCGTTCAGCACCGCCGTGACCGCCCGCTTCGGACCATTGAGACGGGCTGAAAGCTGATGCGAGGCGGACACCGGACGCCCCGTCGCGGCAGCGATCATCCCGGCGGCGCGCAGTTCATGTGCCGGGTTGCGTGTGGCGAACTGTGCCGCCACCGCAAAGCTGCTGACGCCGCTGCCATGCAGTTCCAGAAATTCTGTGATTGCGGCTTCATCAAGGGGCACAGACTCTCCGCCCGCATGATTGTGGCCGCCCGCACAGATCAGAACCGGATCTCCGCGCAACACGTCCGAAAGACCGTGCGCGTCCAGATCCCGCGCCCGAAAGCCGATATAAATCAGTCCGATGCGCCCGCCCTGTCCTTCCACCAGCGCATTTGTCGCGAGCGTTGTGGAGAGCGATGCCATAGCGACATCCCCGGCGTTCTCTCCGGATGCCACGAGCACCGCGCGCACCGCTTCACCGATGCCGATCGCCAGATCATGGCGCGTTGTCAGCGCCTTGGCCGAAGCAACCACCTCGGTTTCATCCCGGATCAGCACCGCATCCGTAAAAGTCCCGCCGGTATCGACGCCCAGAACAAGCGTCATTCAGACACCTCAGGTAAAATCTCTTTCTGCGCCACATGAGGCATCGTTCCGACCCTGTGTGACCGTATCATGCGTTCAGCTCCGCAACTGCCCAATGGGCTGCGTCGGCCACTGCCGCATCGGCATCCCCCGTCAGCCCGGCAGCCACCGGTGCGAGATCCGCCAGACCGGAGTTTCCGATCGCGTAAAGCACGTTGCGCACAAACCGGTCCCGCCCGATGCGTTTGACAGGGGAGCCGGGAAACATCGCGCGAAACGCCGCATCGTCCAGCGCCGCAAGGTCTGCCAGCGCCGGTGCCGTGTGGTCCGGCGGGGCCAGAAGCCGGATATCCTTTGCCGCGACGGCGAATTTGTTCCAGGGACAGACCGCCAGACAGTCGTCGCAGCCATAAATGCGGTTCCCGATGCCGCGGCGCAGATCTTCGGGCACCGGCCCTTTGTGTTCGATGGTCAGATAGGAGATACAGCGCGTCGCATCGAGCTGCCAGGGGGCCGGAAAAGCATCCGTCGGGCAGATATCGAGACAGGCGCGACAGGAACCGCAATGGTCCTGTTGTGGCTCATCCGGTGGCAGATCGAGTGTTGTGAAGATTGCACCCAGAAACACCCAGTTGCCAAAGTCCCGGCTGAGCAGATTGGTGTGTTTGCCCTGCCATCCCAGTCCCGCTGCCTGCGCCAGAGCTTTTTCGGGCACGGGGGCGGTATCGACAAAGACCTTCACCTCGCAGTTTTCCTGCGCGATAAGCCAGCGCGCGAGGCGTTTGAGCCGTTTTTTGACCACATCATGATAATCGCGGCCCCGGGCATAGACCGACACCGCGCCCCGATCCGGCTGACCCAGCACCGTCAGCGGATCCTCGTCAGGCGCGTAGCTTTCGGCCAGCATGATGACCGAGCGCGCCTCCGGCCAGAGCGCTGCCGGATTGCCGCGCCAGTGCATGCGCTCCGCCATCCATCCCATCTGTCCGTGATAGCCCTGCGCCACAAATGCGGCGAGACGCTCGGGCACCTCAGGCACCGCATCCGGGCGACAGATACCGGCGGCGGCGAACCCTTCCTCAAGGGCCTGTGCGACCAGCCGGTCCTTCAGAGCGTGCATGTTTTCATCTTGCCCGAAGGCATTGCCGGGGTCCGGAGGTCGGCAGGCCCCGGCTGACGCTCATCAGAAATCGAGGTCATTGTAATGCTTTGGCGGTGGAAAGCCCGAGACCTGATCCGCCAGGATCGACCTGAAAGCCGGGCGGGATTTTATCTTTGCATACCAGTCTTTTACCACCTCAGACCGGTTCCAGTCGATGTCGGAGATATAATCCAGAGAACTGAAATGCGCAGCGGCGGCAAAATCCGCAAGCGTCATCGCATCCCCGGCAAGCCAGCGCCGGTGATCAAGCAGCCAGGCCATATAATCGAGATGATAGCGGATCGCTTTGGCGCCGGCTTTCACATTGCCGCTGTCGGGATACCCCTGACCCATGACTTTTTTATTCACGCGCTCATAGAGCAGCCTCGATGTCACCTCATTGTGAAATTTGTCGTCAAACCATCCCACCAGACGCCGCACTTCCTGCCGGGCGACCGGGTCCTTGGGCAGCAGCGGCGGTTCGGGCCGGGTCTCTTCAATATACTCACATATCGCGGCACTCTCGGCCATCATCACACCGTCAAGCCGCAGCACCGGAACCTTTCCCGCAGGGTTGCGCCGCATGAAATCCGGGTCTTCCTCCCAGTATTTCTCCTCTACCAGTTCCACCTCGATTTTCTTTTCCGCAAGGCTCAGACGGACTTTGCGGCAAAAAGGAGAGAGCGGGACGTGAAACAGGCGGGCCATTCGGGCGGAATCCGTGATTGTCAGATGCTGTTCCTTCAATGCCTGTTCAGACGGTCGGTTTCAACTCTGGAAACAGGCCGCGCGACCGTCTTTGCTGATTGTCGCCGCCCCTGAGAGGATCTGCTGCGCCCGCCTGCGGACAAAATCCGACGGCTTCGAGGCCGAACGCCCCTTCGGATCAGGCAGGATTGCCGCGAGCCGCGCGGCCTGGACATCCGACAGATCGCGGGCCGGTACGCCGAAATAATGCGGTGCCGCCGCCCCCACACCGAACACACCTTCGTCAAACTCGGCAACGTTGAGATAGACTTCGAGAATCCGCTCTTTGGACCACACCAGTTCCAGCATCGGGGTCAGCAACGCCTCCAGCGCTTTGCGCGTGTAATTGCGCCCGTGCCAGAGATAGACATTCTTCACCGTCTGCTGGCTGATGGTTGAGGCGCCACGGTTGCCGCCATCCTCAATCGCGTCCTGAATGGCACGCACGTCAAATCCCCAGTGCATGCAGAAATTGGCGTCCTCGGCGGCCACCGCCGCACGCGCCATCACCGGGGCGATCTGCGCCATGGGTGTCCAGTCGTATTCCACGCTCCCCAGCCTGCGGTTTTCACCGTACATATAGGGCGTGGTCCAGGGCGCCACAAAAACACCCAGCGCCATCACGAGCGCCGTGACCACAAAACCCCCCAGCAAAATACGGAAAACCCAGCGCCGCAGCGCTTTCATAAAAAGCTGCGGTGCACGCGCGCTTTTCTTCTTTCGACGGGTGGTTTTCCGCTTCGCCATGGCCCGGGTATAGGCGGGCCATGGCGTCTTGTGAACCGAAAGCTGCGGCGATTATTCCGCAGGAACGGCCGCCTCTTCGATCCCCAGCGGCGCCGGCAGATGATCCAGCATCTCTTTGGGACAGATCTGCAGGAAACTGCGCTTTTCGGTGTCCCAGTGCTGCAGGATATCAGCGACCCGGCGGCTGCCGGTTTCGCGCAGGTGCATCTCAAGCAGCTCTTCGAGCTCATTCAGCCAGTGATCGACCGTGACCGGGCAGGTGACCAGCGTTTCCATGTTCATCATGGGCGGCGCCTTGCCGTCGGGGTCATAGAGATAGGCCATGCCCCCGGTCATGCCGGCGCCGAAGTTGGCCCCGATCTCGCCAAGGATCACAGCAACACCGCCGGTCATGTACTCGCATCCGTTCGAGCCGCAGCCTTCGATCACGACCTTTGCGCCGGAGTTGCGCACGGCAAACCGCTCGCCCGCCCGTCCGGCGGCAAAGAGATAGCCCGCTGTCGCACCGTAAAGCACCGTGTTGCCGATGATCGTATTTTCGCAGGCTTTGATCGGCGAGGCCATGGGCGGGCGTACAACGATCATGCCGCCCGAGAGCCCCTTGCCGACATAATCATTCGCATCGCCCGACACCTCCAGTTTCAGCCCCGGTGCCGCAAAAGCGCCCAGCGACTGACCGGCAGAGCCCGCAAGCTTGACCGTCAGGTGATCAGGCTGCAACGCATTGTTCATACCGAACTTTTTTACGATGTGGCTCGCCGTGCGGGTGCCCACGGTGCGGTGCGTGTTCTGCACCGCATAGGAAAGCTGCATCTTTTCGCCGTCCTCAAGGAAGCGCGCCGCATCCCGCACGATCTCCGCATCCAGCGTATCAGGCACCGGGTTACGCGCCTTGGACCGGTCGTAAACGATGTCAGCCGCACCATCGACGGTGATCAGCAGCGGATTGAGATCCAGATCATCGAGGTGCGCCGAGCCGCGGCTGACCTGCGCCAGCAGATCCGCGCGTCCGATCACATCATCAAGGCTGCGCGCCCCGATCTCAGCCAGGATCTCACGCACTTCGGTGGCGTAAAAGGTGATCAGATTGACAACCTTATCCGCATTGCCGGTGAATTTCGCGCGCAGGCTTTCGTCCTGCGTACAGACGCCCACGGGGCAGGTGTTGGACTGGCACTGGCGCACCATGATGCAGCCCATCGCAATAAGGGCCGCAGTGCCGATGCCGTATTCCTCGGCCCCCATCATCGCCGCCATCACGATGTCACGCCCGGTGCGCAGGCCGCCGTCGGTTCGCAGCGTCACGCGTTCGCGCAGGTTGTTCATCGCCAGCACCTGATGCGCCTCGGTGAGGCCCATCTCCCAAGGCAGACCTGCGTATTTGATCGAGGTCGCGGGGCTGGCACCCGTGCCGCCGTTATGGCCGGAAATCAGGATGATATCCGCCTTGGCCTTGGCGACACCTGCCGCAATCGTGCCGACCCCTGACGAGGCGACGAGTTTGACGGTGACCTTACAGCGCGGATTGATCTGTTTGAGGTCATAGATCAGCTGGGCCAGATCCTCGATGGAATAGATATCGTGGTGCGGCGGCGGGCTGATCAGGGTGACGCCTTTGGTCGAATGCCGCAGGCGGGCAATCAGGTCAGTGACCTTCATGCCGGGCAGTTGTCCGCCCTCGCCGGGCTTGGCGCCCTGGGCCACTTTGATTTCCAGCTCTTCGCACTGGTTGAGGTATTCCGCCGTCACGCCGAACCGGCCCGACGCCACCTGTTTGATCTTGGCCGACGGGTTGTCGCCGTTGGGCTCAGGCACAAAATGCGCCGGATCCTCGCCGCCTTCGCCACTGTCGGATTTCGCACCAATGCGGTTCATCGCGACGTTCAGCGTTTTATGTGCCTCCGGGCTCAGCGCACCGAGGCTCATGCCCGGCGTGACAAACCGTTTGCGGATGGAGGTGATGCTCTCGACCTCCTCAATCGGTACCGGTTTGCCCAGCGGTTTGATATCGAGAAGGTCGCGCAGATGAATGGGCGGATTGCTCTGCATCTTGGCGGAATACTGCTTCCACATCTCGTAAGAGGCGCGGTTGCAGGCCATCTGCAGCATGTGCATCGATGTCGCTTCCCAGGCGTGCGTTTCGCCCGATTTGCGCGCTTTGTAAAAGCCGCCGATCGGCAGAACGGACCCGTCGCCGCTCCAGCCTTTGCGGTGCACCTCCTCGGCCTTGTGCTGAATGCCCCAGATACCGATGCCTGAAATCCGGCTGGTCATGCCGGGGAAATACTCCGCAACCATCGCGCGGCTGAGGCCCACGGCCTCGAAATTCAGCCCGCCGCGATAGGATGAGATGACCGAAATGCCCATTTTGGCCATGATCTTCAGCAGACCCTGGTCGATGGCTGTGCGGTAGCGTGCGATGGCCGTCGTCAGGTTCACATCAAGCAGGCCACGGTCGATCCGGTCGGCAAGGCTGTCTTCGGCAAGATAGGCGTTCACCGTCGTCGCACCGCAGCCGATCAGCACCGCGAAATAATGCGGATCAACGCATTCCGCCGAACGCACATTCAGCGAGGTAAAGGTGCGCAGTCCCTTGCGCGTCAGGTGGCTGTGCACCGCACTTGTGGCCAGGATCATCGGCATTGCGACCCGCGCCTCGCCGGAGTGCTGATCGGTCAGCACGATATGTCCCGCGCCTGAGCGCACGGCGTCTTCGGCCTCTGCACGGATACGCTGCAACCCGGCGGAAAGCGTACCGGTCTCAAAGGAACAGTCGATCTCAACCAGCTCGGCATTAAAGTGCTTTTTCAGCTCCTCGAACTGCGAATTACCGATGAACGGGCTGTCGAGCGTCAGGATCTCGGTCTGGCTGCTGTCCTCATCAAGCACGTTCTTGAGGTTGCCGAACCGCGTCTTGAGGCTCATCACGCGGAATTCACGCAGACTGTCGATCGGCGGGTTCGTCACCTGGCTGAAGTTCTGCCGGAAAAAGTGGCTGAGCGGACGGTACTGACCCGAGAGCACCGCCGACGGCGTGTCATCACCCATTGAGGCCAGCGTCTCTTTGCCGTCCTCGGCCATGGGGGCGAGGATCTGTTCGAGCTCTTCGATGGAATAGCCCGCGGCCACCTGACGGCGGCGCAGCTCACCGCCGGTAAAGAGCGGCTTTTCGGTCACCCCGCCCAGCTCGCTGTCGAGATCGTTGATCTTGCCAACCCATTCGCCAAAGGGCTGGGAGGCGGCAAGTTTGTCCTTGATCTCAGTATCATGAAAAAGGCCACCGTTTTTCATATCGACCGCCAGCAGCTGTCCGGGGCCCAGGGCACCCTTCTCCACCACACGGGCTTCATCGAGCGGCACCATGCCCGCCTCTGAGCCTGCGATCAGCATATTGTCGGAGGTCACCACATAGCGCATCGGCCGCAAACCGTTGCGGTCGAGGCCAGCGCAGACCCAGCGCCCGTCGGTCATTGCAAGGGCGGCGGGCCCGTCCCAGGGCTCCATCACCGAGTTGCAGTAGGAGTACATATCGCGCCAGGCCTGGGGCAGTTCCACGGCCTGTTTCGACCAGGATTCCGGCACCAGCATGGTTTTCGCCATCGGCGCATTACGCCCCGCGCGCACCAGCACTTCAAAGACCGCATCAAGGGCCGCACTGTCGGACGAGCCCGCCGCGACAATCGGTTTGATATCCTCGGCCATGTCGCCAAAGGTTGACGACGCCATGCGGATCTCGTGGCTTTTCATCCAGTTGAGGTTGCCGCGCAGTGTGTTGATCTCGCCGTTGTGAGCCAGCATCCGGAAGGGCTGCGCCAGCCACCACTGCGGGAAGGTGTTGGTGGAATAGCGCTGGTGATAGATCGCAAAGGCGCTCTCGAACCGCTCGTCCATCAGATCGGGGTAAAACTCCGCCACATCCTGGGCCAGCATCATGCCTTTGTAGATGATCGACCGGCAGGACATCGACGCAATATAAAGCGTCGGCACCTGGGCTGCGAGAGCTGCCTTTTCGATGCGCCGGCGGATCACGTAAAGCTCGCGCTCAAAGGTTTCCTCATCCACGCCCTTGATATTGGAGATCAGGATCTGCTCGATCTCGGGCCGGGTCGCATTGGCCTTTTCACCCAGCACAGAGATGTTCACCGGCACATGGCGCCAGCCATAAATGTAATAGCCCATGCGCAGAACTTCGGTCTCCACGATGGTCCGGCAGGTTTCCTGGGCTGCAAAGTTGGTGCGCGGCAGAAACACCTGGCCCACTGCCATCAGCAGATCGGTTTTGGGTTGGTGGCCGGTGCGCCGCACCTGATCGTAAAAGAAATTCGCCGGGATCTGAACGTGGATGCCCGCGCCGTCGCCGGTTTTGCCATCCGCATCGACAGCGCCCCGGTGCCAGATCGCCTTCAGCGCCCGGATGCCGTTTTCCACGACATTCCGGCTTGGTTTGCCATCAATCGACACCACAAGGCCAACGCCGCAGGATGAATGCTCTTCGCTTTCGTCATAAAGCCCGTGTTCGGCCATATACGCGCGTTTTGCCTCTTCGCGGGCCACCCATGCATCATCATAAGTCATCCGGCATCTCCTCTGACGAAATTGTTCTTTGCTTCATATTCGGCGCGCGTGGCTTTCGGGTGATCGCCCCCGATCCGGGCTGCGGCCATGGCATCATCGGTGTATATCTCAGACCTCAGCGGCCAGTCGCGGGCCGCATCAAAAAGCCCGGGCATCAGCTCATAGGACGCGTCCGCGTCATCTGTATTGCGCATCCACAGGTTTGATCCGCAGATCGGGCAGAACGCCCGCTCCGCGAAATCCGACGAGGCATAGCGCGCCACATCGCCGGTCACTGTCACCGCGTCGGGCTGCGCTTCGAAACACATGAACACACCGCCCGACCACCGCTGGCACATGCGACAATGGCAGATGCCCGGGCGCGGGTCATGCCCGCCCGAAACGGTTATTTCGACGGCACCGCACAGGCAGTGCCCGGTGAGGGCGGCTGTTTCAGTCATCTGTCGCATCCGCTTCGGTGAACATTTCTATCGTCTCTTCCGTGCTCAGGCGGCGATGATCGCCGGCCAGCGCATATCCTGTGGGGCAGCGGTCGCTGAAAAACTCCAGCGTCAACCGGCCGCCCGCTGCATCGTCAAAAAGCCCCGCCGCAAGGTGGCGCACCCCGTCATGTGTCGTGCCGTACCAGAGCGTCGATCCGCAGGTCCCGCAGAACCCCCGCTCGGCCCAGTCCGACGAGACATAGCTCTGCGCAGGCCCTTCGACAGTCAGTGTCGCAGGATCCGCATCGACCGACATGAACATGGCGCTGGTATGCCGGCGGCACATGTCACAGTGACAGGCACGCAGACGCGGATCGTCAGACTGCACCGAGACCGTGACCGCGCCACAAAGACAGCGCCCGTTGAGAAGCTTTTTGTCACTCATCAGGATGTCCCTGCGCGGCGCGGAACGGGGCCCGTTCCGCCTGGCCGCGACGCCGGGCTGTTGCAGGAAGCAGTGTGAAATTCATTTCCCGTTAACTCCTCGCGGGCATTCAGGTCAGGCATCGTGACCCATGTGAAATGCCGTGTATGACAACCGGTGCACACTCTGTGCACGGGATGTGCACGGCCTGTGACCGGGGTTTATTCTGCTGCAATGGCGTCCGGCGTGTCGAGTTTCGCAAGGATCGCCTCGGCGCAGTCGCGGCCATCACGAATGGCCCAGACCACGAGGCTCGCGCCCCGCACGATGTCACCAACGGCATAGACGCCTTCCAGATCCGTGGCCCCGGTGGTGAACTCAGCTTTGACCGTACCCCAGCGCGTTACCGGCAGCTCAGGCTGATCCCAAAGCGTCGGCAGGTTCTCGGGCTCAAAGCCCAGCGCCATGATCACCAGGTCCGCCTCTTCGACGTAATCCGCGCCGTCGATCACCTCGGGCGCCTGACGCCCGGTGGCATCAGGTGCACCAAGGCGCATCTTCTGCACCATAACCCCTGTCACCGGATCGCCTGCAAAACCCTTTGGCGCGGAGAGCCATTCAAAGATCACACCCTCTTCTTCGGCGTTCTTCACTTCGCGCTGG is part of the Roseobacter ponti genome and encodes:
- a CDS encoding methyl-accepting chemotaxis protein, yielding MRFFARRTEVTSEINDDADALFEALGLSHAMVWFDGDGKVTRTNNKFCEIMEYSPEQAIGMHHDAFLAEFDDPYRHDKQFWDAIAKAETSSEIVPRVTGTGRPVWLSATYLPVPCSCEGTSCMVKMFRDVTERETVVRNARSQFEAISREQAKIVFELDGTVREANDRFLEAMGYSRDEVVGKHHSMFVHPSYAGTDEYRKFWSDARGGELQSGVFRRFGKGGRLLWLQCVYSAVLDSDGRQIAVMKIATDVTEREQAGDQVNAISRVQAVIEFNMNGEIRKANDLFLDAMGYSLDEVKGKHHSIFMPEGEAEKEDYEKHWDVLRAGKFHQGDFRRRHKNGSDVWIQATYNPVFGPSGKPVKVVKYAIDITPRVRAVADIRRGLAELSEGNLEMSLDTPFAPEFEQLRQDFNATQKRLLELVSSVVKSTEGIQAGTTEITRASESLSSRAESQAASLEETAAAITQMAASVKSTAENAEKTSDVVRKTKSRAASGTDIMARARAAMDAISSGSSEISSITSVIDDIAFQTNLLALNAGVEAARAGDAGRGFAVVASEVRALAQRSSEAATRIAGLISKSSEQVDEGVDLVSQTGESLSEIEQYVSDVATMVDDIAAAAAEQSGGLSDITASVGNLDSDTQKNAAMFTETRATTQSLADEVASLGRITAEFNVGAGIEATLPPQRLAS
- a CDS encoding hydantoinase/oxoprolinase N-terminal domain-containing protein → MTLVLGVDTGGTFTDAVLIRDETEVVASAKALTTRHDLAIGIGEAVRAVLVASGENAGDVAMASLSTTLATNALVEGQGGRIGLIYIGFRARDLDAHGLSDVLRGDPVLICAGGHNHAGGESVPLDEAAITEFLELHGSGVSSFAVAAQFATRNPAHELRAAGMIAAATGRPVSASHQLSARLNGPKRAVTAVLNARLIGMIERLIGRAEDILKQTGITAPMMVVRGDGALISAAQARERPIETILSGPAASIVGARWLTGAENALVSDIGGTTTDIAVLRDGLPAIDPAGARVGPYRTMVEAVAMRTTGLGGDSEVHVVADGLKGGVRLGPGRVVPVSLLAAEAPGVVHTALDAQLRSTVPAEHDGRFLRAVAGQHAEGLGARETALLERIGTAVHPAGDILRARLEHGALKRLVERGLVQIGAVTASDASHIAGSLEAWDAAAARKALTLMARRRTGSGNVLASGADALARMITDQLTHQTSVALLESALAEEGEGFGPAPEGLAEHVLMQRGLSGHRGLLRIDTGLNLPVVGLGASAQAYYPAVGERLGTRMILPGHGGVANAIGAVTGQITMRRSGTVTSPGEGRYRVHSAGAPQDFTDEETALAALETLLRSETETRARSAGAVDIQTRVSRDIRSADVEARSVFVEATVTVEATGRPRVATG
- the queG gene encoding tRNA epoxyqueuosine(34) reductase QueG, producing MHALKDRLVAQALEEGFAAAGICRPDAVPEVPERLAAFVAQGYHGQMGWMAERMHWRGNPAALWPEARSVIMLAESYAPDEDPLTVLGQPDRGAVSVYARGRDYHDVVKKRLKRLARWLIAQENCEVKVFVDTAPVPEKALAQAAGLGWQGKHTNLLSRDFGNWVFLGAIFTTLDLPPDEPQQDHCGSCRACLDICPTDAFPAPWQLDATRCISYLTIEHKGPVPEDLRRGIGNRIYGCDDCLAVCPWNKFAVAAKDIRLLAPPDHTAPALADLAALDDAAFRAMFPGSPVKRIGRDRFVRNVLYAIGNSGLADLAPVAAGLTGDADAAVADAAHWAVAELNA
- a CDS encoding glutathione S-transferase family protein is translated as MARLFHVPLSPFCRKVRLSLAEKKIEVELVEEKYWEEDPDFMRRNPAGKVPVLRLDGVMMAESAAICEYIEETRPEPPLLPKDPVARQEVRRLVGWFDDKFHNEVTSRLLYERVNKKVMGQGYPDSGNVKAGAKAIRYHLDYMAWLLDHRRWLAGDAMTLADFAAAAHFSSLDYISDIDWNRSEVVKDWYAKIKSRPAFRSILADQVSGFPPPKHYNDLDF
- the mtgA gene encoding monofunctional biosynthetic peptidoglycan transglycosylase → MKALRRWVFRILLGGFVVTALVMALGVFVAPWTTPYMYGENRRLGSVEYDWTPMAQIAPVMARAAVAAEDANFCMHWGFDVRAIQDAIEDGGNRGASTISQQTVKNVYLWHGRNYTRKALEALLTPMLELVWSKERILEVYLNVAEFDEGVFGVGAAAPHYFGVPARDLSDVQAARLAAILPDPKGRSASKPSDFVRRRAQQILSGAATISKDGRAACFQS